The proteins below are encoded in one region of Pseudomonas sp. SCB32:
- a CDS encoding MurR/RpiR family transcriptional regulator, whose protein sequence is MDSSIKQRLKDNLTAKAASSRAIAHYMLANLTELPFETSASIADKLGVSESTVGRFCRSLGYAHFKALKADLKDDLGDSPWLIGDRLEEFRRQGDEAPLAASKSLELEMAALVRVYEYSRTEQWQALCERLASRTWLFAAGFQTERGIAMSFVHLMQYLREGVRLVDGAAGNFSDVLLSDPSQSALLVFDTRRYSRHAMLLCQRATEAGIPVTLITDEFCDWAEPYVSEVFRVPTELNLFWSSDAPMLSLVNLLVNDVFKRMGPDVEKRLESIAELHNEFVGYTTPFNPSR, encoded by the coding sequence ATGGACAGTTCGATCAAGCAGCGCCTGAAGGACAACCTGACCGCCAAGGCTGCGTCGTCCCGCGCCATCGCCCATTACATGCTGGCGAACCTGACCGAGCTGCCGTTCGAGACTTCCGCCTCCATCGCCGACAAACTGGGCGTCAGCGAGTCCACCGTGGGCCGTTTCTGCCGTTCCCTGGGCTACGCCCATTTCAAGGCCCTGAAGGCCGACCTCAAGGATGACCTGGGCGACAGCCCCTGGCTGATCGGCGACCGCCTGGAGGAGTTCCGCCGGCAGGGCGACGAGGCCCCGCTGGCCGCCTCGAAGAGCCTGGAGCTGGAAATGGCGGCCCTGGTGCGGGTCTACGAGTATTCGCGCACCGAGCAATGGCAAGCGCTGTGCGAGCGCCTGGCGAGCCGCACCTGGCTGTTCGCCGCGGGATTCCAGACCGAGCGCGGCATCGCCATGTCCTTCGTCCACCTGATGCAGTACCTGCGCGAAGGGGTGCGCCTGGTGGACGGCGCCGCCGGCAACTTCAGTGACGTGCTGCTCAGCGACCCGTCCCAGAGCGCCTTGCTGGTCTTCGACACCCGGCGCTATTCGCGCCACGCGATGCTGCTCTGCCAGCGGGCCACCGAGGCCGGCATCCCGGTCACGCTGATCACCGATGAATTCTGCGACTGGGCCGAGCCCTACGTGAGCGAGGTGTTCCGGGTGCCCACGGAGCTGAACCTGTTCTGGAGCTCCGACGCGCCGATGCTGTCCCTGGTCAACCTGCTGGTCAACGACGTGTTCAAGCGCATGGGGCCGGACGTGGAGAAACGCCTGGAATCCATCGCCGAACTGCACAACGAGTTCGTCGGCTACACCACCCCCTTCAACCCATCCCGATAA
- a CDS encoding FAD-binding oxidoreductase — protein MDCDVIVLGAGIVGVCTALHLQERGRSVCLVDRAAPGTGTSHGNAGLIERSSVVPYAFPRDPLALLRYGLNREPDVRYNPLFLPKIAGWLLSYWRNSSPRRLQEAARDMLPLVERSVEEHDRLVAEAQLESLIRSRGWLDLYRTPEALARAVSEAAALERFGLRSSVLDRAELERQQPALGSAPIGGIHWHDPKTVRDPGALVRGYAALFVNRGGVLLRGDADSLSSRGSLWQVGSSDGDVVATDLVVALGADSAELCRRLGYRIPLAVKRGYHMHYAAKDAELQHTLCDSQRGYVLAPMSRGIRLTTGIEFADPAAGPNEIQLRRVEKLAQEIFPLGRRLDAEPWLGRRPCLPDMRPVIGPAPRHPGLWFNFGHAHHGLTLGPVTGRLLAEIMCGEPTFTSPEPFAAQRFA, from the coding sequence ATGGATTGCGATGTCATTGTGCTGGGAGCCGGAATCGTCGGCGTGTGTACGGCGCTCCATCTGCAGGAGCGCGGTCGCAGCGTCTGCCTGGTGGACCGGGCGGCGCCGGGAACGGGCACCAGCCACGGCAATGCCGGGTTGATCGAGCGCTCCAGCGTGGTGCCCTACGCCTTTCCGCGCGATCCCCTGGCGCTGCTGCGCTATGGCCTGAACCGCGAGCCGGACGTGCGCTACAACCCGCTGTTCCTGCCGAAGATCGCCGGCTGGCTGCTCAGTTACTGGCGCAATTCCTCGCCGCGCCGGCTGCAGGAGGCGGCCCGCGACATGCTGCCCCTGGTGGAGCGCAGCGTGGAGGAGCATGACCGCCTGGTGGCCGAGGCCCAACTGGAGTCGCTGATCCGCTCGCGCGGCTGGCTGGACCTGTACCGCACCCCCGAAGCGCTGGCGCGGGCAGTCTCCGAGGCCGCCGCGCTGGAGCGCTTCGGGCTGCGTTCCAGCGTGCTGGACCGGGCGGAGCTGGAGCGGCAGCAACCTGCGCTGGGCAGCGCCCCCATTGGCGGCATTCACTGGCACGACCCGAAGACGGTCCGCGACCCCGGCGCGCTGGTGCGCGGTTATGCGGCGTTGTTTGTCAATCGTGGCGGGGTGCTGCTGCGTGGCGATGCCGACAGCCTGAGCAGCAGAGGGAGCCTGTGGCAGGTCGGCAGCAGCGACGGCGATGTGGTCGCCACCGACCTGGTGGTGGCCCTGGGCGCCGACTCCGCCGAGCTGTGCCGCCGCCTGGGCTACCGCATCCCGCTGGCGGTCAAGCGCGGCTACCACATGCACTACGCCGCCAAGGACGCCGAGCTGCAGCACACCCTGTGCGACAGCCAGCGTGGCTATGTACTCGCGCCGATGAGCCGGGGTATTCGCCTCACTACCGGCATCGAGTTCGCCGACCCCGCAGCCGGGCCGAACGAGATCCAGCTGCGCCGGGTGGAAAAGCTCGCCCAGGAAATCTTCCCCCTCGGCCGTCGCCTCGACGCCGAACCCTGGCTGGGCCGCCGGCCCTGCCTGCCGGACATGCGTCCGGTGATAGGCCCCGCGCCACGTCATCCGGGGCTCTGGTTCAACTTCGGCCACGCGCACCACGGACTGACGCTGGGACCCGTCACCGGACGCCTGCTGGCCGAGATCATGTGTGGAGAGCCCACGTTCACGTCCCCCGAACCCTTCGCCGCACAGCGCTTCGCCTGA
- a CDS encoding amino acid permease, whose product MAKSRDNAQLNRALKRRHVFMLSLGGVIGTGLFMGSGVIINQGGPMGAILAYLVAGLLMYLVMACLGELSVEMPVSGSFQVHATRYIGPATGFMIGWVYWMSWVSTVGLEFTATGMLMERWFPGVPIWIWSAVFVVLLFSLNALATRAFGEAEYWFAGVKVVAILAFIVIGVLVIFGGIHLGNGEPAPMLNNLVGDSLFPNGLSAVFAVMMTVVYAFQGCEVLGIAAGEAEQPEKSIPRAVRNVVLRILIFYVLAIVVLSAIIPWQKAGLVESPFVQVFDMVGIPYAGDLMNFVILTAILSVANSGLYASTRILWSMSRTGMAPKILTRLSKRGVPLYALLITLGCSLLSLLTSVVAADTLFMVLTAVSGMAGTVTWIVIAYAQYRFRREHMAKGGTVADLKYAAPLFPLLPVACILICCSLFVFLAMDPTQRPSLYWGFGFMAVCYAAFYLIKRKSPEHASSVALGQEG is encoded by the coding sequence ATGGCTAAGTCCCGGGATAACGCACAACTCAACCGCGCCCTGAAACGACGCCACGTCTTCATGCTGTCGCTCGGGGGTGTGATCGGCACCGGCCTGTTCATGGGCTCGGGCGTGATCATCAACCAGGGTGGGCCGATGGGGGCGATCCTCGCCTATCTGGTGGCCGGCCTGCTGATGTACCTGGTGATGGCCTGCCTGGGGGAATTGTCGGTGGAGATGCCGGTCTCCGGCTCGTTCCAGGTCCACGCCACGCGCTACATCGGTCCGGCCACGGGGTTCATGATCGGCTGGGTGTACTGGATGAGCTGGGTGTCCACCGTTGGGCTGGAATTCACCGCCACCGGGATGCTGATGGAACGCTGGTTCCCTGGCGTGCCGATCTGGATCTGGTCGGCGGTCTTCGTGGTGCTGCTGTTCTCTCTCAACGCCCTGGCCACCCGTGCCTTCGGTGAAGCGGAGTACTGGTTCGCCGGGGTCAAGGTTGTGGCCATCCTGGCGTTCATCGTGATCGGCGTACTGGTGATCTTCGGCGGCATCCACCTGGGCAACGGCGAACCCGCGCCCATGCTGAACAACCTGGTGGGCGACAGCCTGTTCCCCAACGGCTTGTCCGCGGTGTTCGCGGTGATGATGACGGTGGTCTACGCGTTCCAGGGCTGCGAAGTGCTCGGCATCGCGGCGGGGGAGGCGGAGCAGCCGGAGAAGAGCATTCCGCGCGCCGTGCGCAACGTGGTGCTGCGCATCCTGATCTTCTACGTCCTCGCCATCGTGGTGCTGTCGGCGATCATCCCCTGGCAGAAGGCCGGCCTGGTGGAAAGCCCGTTCGTGCAGGTGTTCGACATGGTCGGCATTCCCTACGCCGGGGACCTGATGAACTTCGTGATTCTCACCGCGATCCTCTCGGTGGCCAACTCGGGGCTCTATGCCTCGACGCGGATTCTCTGGTCCATGTCGCGGACCGGGATGGCGCCGAAGATCCTCACCAGGCTGAGCAAGCGCGGCGTGCCGCTGTACGCGCTGCTGATCACCCTGGGCTGCTCGCTGCTTTCACTGCTGACCAGCGTGGTCGCCGCCGACACCCTGTTCATGGTGCTGACGGCGGTGAGCGGCATGGCCGGCACTGTGACCTGGATCGTGATCGCCTACGCGCAGTACCGCTTCCGCCGTGAGCACATGGCCAAGGGCGGCACCGTGGCTGACCTGAAGTACGCCGCACCGCTGTTCCCGCTGCTGCCGGTGGCGTGCATCCTGATCTGCTGCTCGCTGTTCGTCTTCCTGGCAATGGACCCGACCCAGCGACCCTCGCTGTACTGGGGCTTCGGCTTCATGGCGGTGTGCTATGCGGCCTTCTACCTGATCAAGCGCAAGAGCCCGGAACACGCCAGCAGCGTGGCTCTGGGACAGGAGGGCTGA
- a CDS encoding alkene reductase, producing MTQLFTPVRVGRYTLHNRLVMAPMTRSRAQFDGTPGELAADYYAQRASLGLIVSEGTQPSEDGQGYLTTPGIHTDTHVAGWAQVASAVHAEGGRLFIQLMHAGRMSHPDNTPHHRQGVAPSAIAPGTPMFTLTGMQDIPAPRALSTEEVRQTVADFRHAARRAIEAGADGVEIHGANAYLIQQFFAPSANTRTDEYGGSLENRARFAIEVAKAIAEEIGADRTAIRLSPGMQMWGIDEGPEGPALYRYLVKELDKLGLAYLHLMHLGDEALLADIRTQWSHTLILNRPNRPRTEIGNDLAAGLADLEAYGQMVLANPDFVERLKSNAPLNDTQRETFFGGDARGYTDYPLLRSAVGA from the coding sequence ATGACTCAGCTGTTCACCCCCGTCCGCGTTGGACGCTACACCCTGCACAACCGCCTGGTCATGGCGCCGATGACCCGCAGCCGCGCGCAGTTCGACGGCACGCCGGGCGAACTGGCCGCCGACTACTACGCCCAGCGCGCCAGCCTTGGACTGATCGTCAGCGAAGGCACCCAGCCCTCGGAAGACGGCCAGGGCTATCTCACCACGCCGGGCATCCACACCGACACCCACGTCGCCGGCTGGGCACAGGTGGCTTCCGCCGTGCATGCCGAGGGTGGCCGCCTGTTCATCCAGTTGATGCACGCCGGGCGCATGTCGCACCCGGACAACACTCCGCATCACCGCCAGGGCGTGGCGCCGTCGGCCATCGCCCCCGGCACCCCGATGTTCACCCTGACCGGCATGCAGGACATCCCGGCTCCGCGCGCCCTGTCCACCGAGGAAGTGCGCCAGACCGTCGCCGACTTCCGCCATGCGGCCCGTCGCGCCATCGAGGCCGGCGCCGACGGCGTGGAGATCCACGGCGCGAATGCGTACCTGATCCAGCAGTTCTTCGCCCCGAGCGCCAATACCCGGACCGATGAATACGGCGGCTCGCTGGAGAACCGCGCGCGCTTCGCCATCGAAGTGGCCAAGGCGATTGCCGAGGAGATCGGCGCGGACCGTACGGCCATCCGCCTTTCGCCCGGCATGCAGATGTGGGGCATCGACGAAGGCCCCGAGGGGCCGGCGCTGTACCGCTATCTGGTGAAGGAGTTGGACAAGCTCGGCCTCGCCTACCTGCACCTCATGCACCTGGGCGACGAGGCGCTGCTGGCCGATATCCGCACGCAGTGGAGCCACACACTGATCCTCAACCGGCCGAACCGCCCGCGTACCGAGATCGGCAATGATCTCGCCGCCGGCCTGGCCGACCTGGAAGCCTACGGGCAGATGGTGCTGGCCAACCCCGATTTCGTCGAACGGCTGAAGAGCAACGCGCCGCTGAACGATACCCAGCGCGAGACCTTCTTCGGTGGTGATGCGCGGGGCTATACCGACTACCCGCTGCTGAGGAGCGCCGTGGGCGCCTGA
- a CDS encoding LysR family transcriptional regulator: protein MELLNDMALFVEVVKAKGFRGAAEVTGVPNSTLSRRISALEKAIGLRLLHRTTRRIELTEAGQLYFERCKRIVDEARLAHDQLGEMLAQPRGTLRVSFPVDFAIAYLAPLIAEFAELYPGISFDFDLTPRRVDLIGEPFDVAIRIGESENSQLIARPLASFIPGLYASPRYLERAGEPLIPADLARHQCLSMLKADSWTLQHGAHTESVAVGGRYSLNSVGMARRLAALDQGIVLMVEEIVADELQQSRLVRIMPDWQGMPIPVYAVTETRLLPAKTQRFIEFLKERI from the coding sequence GTGGAGCTGTTGAACGACATGGCGCTGTTCGTGGAAGTGGTGAAAGCCAAGGGCTTCCGTGGCGCCGCCGAGGTGACCGGGGTGCCGAACTCGACCCTGTCTCGGCGCATCAGTGCGCTGGAGAAGGCCATCGGCTTGCGCCTGCTGCACCGCACCACGCGGCGCATCGAACTGACCGAGGCGGGGCAGCTCTACTTCGAGCGCTGCAAGCGCATCGTCGATGAAGCGCGCCTGGCGCACGACCAGCTCGGCGAGATGCTGGCCCAGCCGAGAGGGACGCTGCGAGTGTCTTTCCCGGTGGATTTCGCGATCGCCTACCTCGCGCCGCTGATCGCGGAGTTCGCCGAGCTGTACCCCGGCATCAGCTTCGATTTCGACCTCACTCCACGGCGGGTCGACCTGATCGGCGAGCCGTTCGACGTCGCCATCCGCATTGGCGAGTCGGAGAACTCGCAACTCATCGCCCGCCCACTGGCATCTTTCATCCCTGGTTTGTACGCCTCGCCACGCTACCTCGAGCGGGCGGGCGAGCCGTTGATTCCCGCCGACCTGGCCCGGCACCAGTGCCTGAGCATGCTGAAGGCGGACAGCTGGACGCTGCAGCACGGGGCGCACACGGAAAGCGTCGCCGTCGGCGGGCGCTACAGCCTCAACAGCGTGGGCATGGCCCGGCGGCTGGCGGCGCTGGACCAGGGCATCGTGCTGATGGTCGAGGAGATCGTCGCCGACGAACTGCAGCAAAGCCGGCTGGTACGCATCATGCCGGACTGGCAGGGCATGCCGATCCCGGTCTACGCCGTCACCGAAACCCGCCTGTTGCCGGCCAAGACCCAGCGCTTCATTGAGTTCCTGAAAGAGCGGATCTGA
- a CDS encoding helix-turn-helix transcriptional regulator, giving the protein MANYEAAISDVFHALADPTRCAIIGALGLGAQPVSTLAAPFDMALPSFMKHLTVLERSGLIRSHKSGRTRTCELVPQRLAQAEQWIAEQRALWEARSDRMAEFVEQLHQEEQDHDPEC; this is encoded by the coding sequence ATGGCTAACTATGAAGCGGCAATCAGCGACGTGTTCCATGCGCTGGCGGACCCCACCCGCTGCGCCATCATCGGCGCGCTCGGTCTCGGCGCGCAGCCGGTGTCGACCCTGGCGGCGCCCTTCGACATGGCGCTGCCGTCCTTCATGAAGCACCTGACGGTGCTCGAACGCAGCGGACTCATCCGCAGCCACAAGAGCGGTCGTACCCGCACCTGCGAGCTGGTGCCGCAGCGACTGGCGCAGGCCGAGCAGTGGATCGCCGAGCAGCGCGCCCTGTGGGAAGCGCGGTCGGACCGCATGGCCGAATTCGTCGAACAACTCCACCAAGAGGAGCAGGACCATGACCCGGAATGCTGA
- a CDS encoding SRPBCC family protein, whose product MTRNAEPADSRDLIITRVLNAPRSALWRAWAEPELLRQWWCPKPWTTEVLAFELKPGGAFHTLMKGPDGGVSDNPGSFLDVVPGERLVFTSMLTAGWRPNTPWMGFTAIISMTDEGNGCRYTAHVMHPDDASREKHEEMGFFDGWNTVITQLEEFAASLG is encoded by the coding sequence ATGACCCGGAATGCTGAACCCGCCGACTCGCGCGACCTGATCATCACCCGTGTGCTCAATGCACCACGCAGCGCCCTGTGGCGCGCCTGGGCGGAGCCCGAGTTGCTCCGGCAGTGGTGGTGCCCCAAGCCCTGGACCACCGAAGTGCTGGCCTTTGAACTGAAGCCGGGCGGTGCCTTCCATACCTTGATGAAGGGGCCGGACGGTGGCGTCAGCGACAACCCCGGCAGCTTTCTCGACGTCGTGCCCGGCGAGCGCCTGGTGTTCACCTCGATGCTCACCGCGGGCTGGCGGCCGAACACGCCGTGGATGGGCTTCACCGCGATCATCAGCATGACCGACGAAGGCAACGGCTGCCGCTATACCGCCCACGTCATGCACCCGGACGACGCCTCACGGGAAAAGCATGAAGAGATGGGCTTCTTCGATGGCTGGAACACCGTCATCACCCAACTGGAAGAGTTCGCCGCCAGCCTGGGTTGA
- the dkgB gene encoding 2,5-didehydrogluconate reductase DkgB yields MSIPSFGLGTFRLTGQAVIDSVRTALELGYRTIDTAQIYGNEADIGQAIAESGVPRSELFLTTKIWVENYAADKLIPSLRDSLAKLRTDHVDLTLIHWPAPGNGVELPEYMAALVEAKKQGLTRQIGISNFNIDLTRQAIAAVGKGEIATNQIELSPYLQNPALTAFLKEQGIKVTSYMTLAYGKVLKDPVLAAIAAKHNATVAQVALAWALQLGYAVIPSSTRRENLASNLLAQELRLDADDIAKIATLERNGREVSPEGLAPIWD; encoded by the coding sequence ATGAGTATTCCTTCCTTCGGCCTCGGCACTTTCCGTCTGACCGGCCAAGCTGTCATCGACTCGGTACGCACCGCGCTGGAGCTGGGCTACCGCACCATCGACACTGCGCAGATCTACGGCAACGAGGCTGACATCGGCCAGGCCATCGCCGAGAGCGGCGTGCCCCGTTCAGAGCTGTTCCTCACCACCAAGATCTGGGTGGAGAACTACGCCGCCGACAAGCTGATCCCCAGCCTGCGCGACAGCCTCGCCAAGCTGCGCACCGATCACGTCGACCTGACCCTGATCCACTGGCCGGCACCGGGCAATGGCGTTGAGCTTCCCGAGTACATGGCCGCGCTGGTAGAGGCCAAGAAGCAGGGCCTGACCCGCCAGATCGGCATCTCCAACTTCAACATCGACCTGACCCGCCAGGCCATCGCCGCCGTGGGCAAGGGCGAGATCGCTACCAACCAGATCGAGCTCAGCCCCTACCTGCAGAACCCGGCGCTTACCGCGTTCCTGAAGGAGCAGGGCATCAAGGTCACCTCCTACATGACCCTGGCCTACGGCAAGGTGCTGAAGGACCCGGTGCTGGCCGCGATTGCCGCCAAGCACAACGCCACTGTCGCGCAGGTCGCGCTGGCCTGGGCGCTGCAGCTGGGCTACGCGGTAATCCCGTCCTCGACCCGCCGCGAGAACCTCGCCAGCAACCTGCTGGCCCAGGAACTGCGCCTGGATGCCGACGACATTGCGAAGATCGCCACGCTGGAACGCAATGGCCGCGAAGTCAGCCCGGAAGGCCTGGCTCCGATCTGGGATTGA
- a CDS encoding TIGR03571 family LLM class oxidoreductase, translating into MSAPLHRLTGGGFSVGLEAPLDNDWTPAGEQARQQAGRRPGEPDLAQHAKLAQLADRLGFRALWVRDVPLYDPSFGDAAQVFEVFSYLGYLAGVTRDILLGTAAVVLPIREPLLTLKSAASVQRLSGDRLLLGVASGDRPVEYPLFGRDFEGRGNNFREQIALLRDAARSSLPEGMAVLPAPTSPLPLLVAGLAQQTPAWIGSNLDGCLAYPGTPEDHQRRVANWRAVAGAKPYSSFIHLDLAERADEPLRRWRFGFRGGRDALAAELRALRAAGVDHVGLQLRRNLRPLDETLQEIAEYVLPEFHAQSTTAAKPLEEICNV; encoded by the coding sequence ATGTCCGCACCTCTGCATCGCCTGACCGGCGGCGGCTTCAGCGTCGGCCTCGAAGCCCCGCTGGACAATGACTGGACGCCCGCCGGCGAGCAGGCGCGGCAGCAGGCCGGACGCCGCCCCGGCGAGCCCGACCTGGCGCAGCACGCAAAGCTCGCTCAGCTTGCCGACCGCCTCGGCTTCCGCGCCCTGTGGGTGCGTGACGTCCCGCTCTACGACCCGTCGTTCGGCGATGCTGCCCAGGTCTTCGAGGTGTTTTCCTACCTCGGCTACCTGGCCGGAGTTACCCGCGACATCCTGCTCGGCACCGCCGCCGTGGTGCTGCCGATCCGCGAGCCGCTGCTGACCCTGAAGTCGGCGGCGAGCGTGCAACGCCTGAGCGGCGACCGCCTGCTGCTCGGCGTGGCCAGCGGCGACCGGCCTGTGGAATACCCACTGTTCGGTCGCGACTTCGAAGGCCGCGGCAACAACTTCCGCGAGCAGATCGCGCTGCTGCGTGATGCCGCGCGTTCGAGCCTGCCCGAAGGCATGGCCGTGCTGCCGGCGCCGACCTCGCCGCTGCCGCTTCTGGTAGCCGGCCTGGCGCAGCAGACCCCGGCCTGGATCGGTTCGAACCTGGACGGCTGCCTGGCCTATCCCGGCACGCCGGAAGACCACCAGCGCCGCGTCGCCAACTGGCGCGCGGTGGCCGGGGCCAAACCCTATTCGAGCTTCATCCACCTGGACCTGGCCGAGCGCGCCGACGAGCCCCTGCGGCGCTGGCGCTTCGGTTTCCGTGGCGGCCGCGATGCGCTGGCCGCCGAACTGCGCGCGCTGCGTGCCGCCGGCGTCGATCACGTTGGCTTGCAACTGCGGCGCAACCTGCGGCCGCTCGACGAGACCCTGCAGGAGATCGCCGAGTACGTGCTGCCCGAATTCCATGCCCAATCGACCACGGCGGCCAAGCCGCTGGAGGAGATTTGCAATGTCTGA